GGAGAACCCGCGCATGTCCGTTCCCACGAAGATCTTCTTCACCAAGGGGGTCGGCCGCCACCGGGAGCAGCTTACCTCGTTCGAGCTCGCGCTGCGGGACGCCGGGATCCAGAAGTACAATCTCGTCCAGGTGTCGAGCATCTTTCCGCCGAAATGCAAGATCGTGAAGAAGGAGGAGGGCTTGAAGCTCCTCGCCCCCGGCGAGATCGTCTTCGTGGTGATGAGCCGGTGCTGCAGCGACGAGCCGCGGCGGCTGGTCGCCGCCTCCGTCGGGTGTGCGCTCCCCTCGGACCGATCGGTGTACGGATACCTGAGCGAGCACCACGCTTTCGGACAGACCGAGAAGGTTGCGGGGGACTACGCGGAGGACCTGGCGGCGGCGATGCTGGCGTCGACGCTCGGAGTGGAATTCGACGAGGACAAGAGCTGGGACGAGAAGCGGGAGGTGTGGAAGATCAGCGGGAAGATCTACCGTTCCTTCAACATCACGCAATCGGCGATCGTCAAGGACGAGTACACCACGGTCCTGGCAGCGGCCGTGCTGGTCTCGTAAGGTAGGAGGAGGGAATGCGCGGAGCGCGGATCATCGGCACGGGACGGGCTCTTCCGCCGCGCGTGGTGAAGAACGAGGAGCTGACGCGCCGGATGGACACGTCGGACGAGTGGATCGTACAGCGGACCGGGGTCCGGGAGCGCAGGTACGTCGAACCGGGGACGGGCTCGTCCCACCTTGGCGCCGAAGCTGCGAGCAAGGCGATCGCGAACGCCGGGATCACGGTGAACGACATCGACCTGATCGTCTTCGCCACCCTCTCGCCGGATCACGTCTTCCCCGGGAACGGCGTCCTGGTCCAGAATCAGCTCGGGATGCGATCCGTGGGCGCCCTCGACGTGCGTGACCAGTGCACCGGCTTTGTCTACGGCCTCTCCGTGGCGGAGGCGTACGTCAAGGGCGGGTTCCACGACCGGGTCCTCGTGATCGGCGCCGAAGTGCAGAGCACCGGGCTCGACTTCAACACGAAGGGACGCGATGTGGCGGTAATCTTCGGGGACGGCGCGGGGGCGGCCGTCGTTGGCCCCGCGGAGCCGGGGAGGGGGATCCTCTCTTCCCACCTTCATTCCGAAGGGAAATACGCAAAGGAGCTGTGGGTCGAAGCGCCCAGCTTTCTCGACAATCCCTGGATTACCCACGAGATGATCGACGCGGGGAGGCATTTCCCGAAGATGAACGGCCGGTACGTCTTCACCCACGCGGTCCGGCGCTTCCCCGAGGTGATCCGGGAGGCCCTCGAAAAGAACGGCCTCGCCATCGATGACCTCTCACTGCTCATTCCCCACCAGGCGAACCTGCGCATTACCCAGGCGGTCGGGACCGCGCTTCAGCTGCCCGAGGGGAAGGTGTACTCCAACATCGAGCGGTACGGGAACACGACGGCGGCGTCGATCCCGATCGCTCTCGACGAGTGCGTCGAGCAGGGCCGGATCCGGGAGGGGGACATCGTCTGCCTCGCCTCGTTCGGTTCCGGATTCACCTGGGCCTCGACGCTCCTCCGCTGGTAGCGCGGGGACGTGCGGATCCGGGAGATGGGTCCGTCGGACCTCGACGGCGTGATGGAGATCGAGAAGGTCTCCTTTCCAACGCCATGGTCCCGGGAGATGTTCATCGAGGATTTTCATCGCGACTTCTCCGATACCCTCGTCGCGGCGGGGCCGGGTGATGAGATTCTCGGATACGCCGTCTGCTGGACCATCGCGGGGGAGTCCCACCTGTTGAACATCGCGGTGCATCCGGCGCGGCGAGGGCAGGGGATCGGCCGGGCTCTCCTGATCGAGTGCATCCGCCGCGCGGCGCGGGCTGGGGCCTCGGTGATCTACCTCGAGGTGCGCGCCGGGAACGTTGCCGCGCAGAGGCTCTACCGTTCAATGGGGTTCGAGTTCCGGGGGATCCGGAAGGGGTATTACACCGACACGGCGGAGGATGCGGTCATCTTCGACCGGGAGGTACGGAAAAGCGATGCCGCAGGGTAGCCCCCGGTTCGTCCATGGGAAGATCCTTCACAACACCGGCAGCGGTATCTTCTACCGGATGGAGGTGGCGATCCCGGAACGGGTCGAGTTCGTCCCCGGTCAGTTCGCGATGGTCTCGGGGTGGCCGGGGAACGATCCGCTGCTGCCGCGGCCTCTTGCGATCTTCCGCTCCGGCGGCGTTCGGGGAAAAGGGACCGTCGAGTTCGTGTACAAGGTCGTCGGTCGCGGGACGGCTCTTCTGTCGGGTCTCCACGCTGGCGATCCCCTCGCCCTGACGCTGCCGCTCGGGCACGGGTTCGAGTTCCCCGGAGAGGACCGTTCGTGGTGGCTGGTGGGGGGCGGCGTCGGTTTCTCCAGCGTCTTCCCGGCCGCCGCAGCGCTCGACGAGCAACGTGCCGACTTCGAGATCTTCCTCGGGGCGCGCACCCGGGACCAGCTACCCCCGGCGGAGTGGATCCCCGGCGGCGCCGTCCCGGGCCGGGTGCACCTGTGCACCGACGACGGGACGGCGGGTTTCTTCGGGTCCGCCGCCGCGGCCCTCCGGGATCGGATCGATCGACGGAAACCGGCCGGGACGGCGCGCGTCGCGATCCTCGCGTGCGGGCCCCGCGAGATGCTGAAGGCCGTCGCGGAACTCGCCCTTCCCCTCGACATCCGTGTCCAGGTGTCCCTCGAAAGCTCGATGGCGTGCGGCTTCGGAGTCTGCTGGGGGTGTGTCACGGCGGTTCGGGACGGTGACAAGTCGGGGTACCGCAGGGTCTGCAGGGAAGGACCGGTCTTCGACGCGAAGGAGGTTGTCTGGTGACGCAGCCCGTGACCCCCGACCTCTCCGCACGCGTGGGGAGCGTGCTTCTCAAGAACCCGGTGATGAGCGCTTCCGGAACCTTCGGATACGGCCTGGAATTCACCCCGTTCTACGACATCTCCAGGCTGGGGGCGGTGATCGTCAAGGGGCTGTCCCTTCTCCCGACTCCGGGCAACGCCCCCGGGCGGATCGTTGAGACCCCCGCGGGGATGCTGAACGCGATCGGCCTGCAGAACATCGGGGTCGAGCGGTTCGTGAACGAGGTGGCGCCGCGGCTGAACGACGCCGGCGCCGTGTTCGTCGCGAACATCTACGGACGCACGATCGAGGAGTACGAGGCGGTAGCTCGTCGGCTCTCCGAGGTGC
This region of Candidatus Deferrimicrobium sp. genomic DNA includes:
- a CDS encoding beta-ketoacyl-ACP synthase III, coding for MRGARIIGTGRALPPRVVKNEELTRRMDTSDEWIVQRTGVRERRYVEPGTGSSHLGAEAASKAIANAGITVNDIDLIVFATLSPDHVFPGNGVLVQNQLGMRSVGALDVRDQCTGFVYGLSVAEAYVKGGFHDRVLVIGAEVQSTGLDFNTKGRDVAVIFGDGAGAAVVGPAEPGRGILSSHLHSEGKYAKELWVEAPSFLDNPWITHEMIDAGRHFPKMNGRYVFTHAVRRFPEVIREALEKNGLAIDDLSLLIPHQANLRITQAVGTALQLPEGKVYSNIERYGNTTAASIPIALDECVEQGRIREGDIVCLASFGSGFTWASTLLRW
- the rimI gene encoding ribosomal protein S18-alanine N-acetyltransferase — its product is MGPSDLDGVMEIEKVSFPTPWSREMFIEDFHRDFSDTLVAAGPGDEILGYAVCWTIAGESHLLNIAVHPARRGQGIGRALLIECIRRAARAGASVIYLEVRAGNVAAQRLYRSMGFEFRGIRKGYYTDTAEDAVIFDREVRKSDAAG
- a CDS encoding dihydroorotate dehydrogenase electron transfer subunit, producing MPQGSPRFVHGKILHNTGSGIFYRMEVAIPERVEFVPGQFAMVSGWPGNDPLLPRPLAIFRSGGVRGKGTVEFVYKVVGRGTALLSGLHAGDPLALTLPLGHGFEFPGEDRSWWLVGGGVGFSSVFPAAAALDEQRADFEIFLGARTRDQLPPAEWIPGGAVPGRVHLCTDDGTAGFFGSAAAALRDRIDRRKPAGTARVAILACGPREMLKAVAELALPLDIRVQVSLESSMACGFGVCWGCVTAVRDGDKSGYRRVCREGPVFDAKEVVW
- a CDS encoding pyruvoyl-dependent arginine decarboxylase; translation: MSVPTKIFFTKGVGRHREQLTSFELALRDAGIQKYNLVQVSSIFPPKCKIVKKEEGLKLLAPGEIVFVVMSRCCSDEPRRLVAASVGCALPSDRSVYGYLSEHHAFGQTEKVAGDYAEDLAAAMLASTLGVEFDEDKSWDEKREVWKISGKIYRSFNITQSAIVKDEYTTVLAAAVLVS